In the genome of Telluria beijingensis, one region contains:
- the rplL gene encoding 50S ribosomal protein L7/L12, whose protein sequence is MAISKDDILNAVSEMSVMDLNELVKAFEEKFGVSAAAMAAPAAGGAAGGAAAAEEQTEFNVVLTEVGANKVGVIKAVREITGLGLKEAKDVVDGAPKTVKEALPKADAEAAKKKLEEAGAKAELK, encoded by the coding sequence ATGGCAATTAGCAAAGACGATATCCTGAACGCAGTGAGCGAAATGTCCGTCATGGACCTGAACGAACTGGTCAAGGCTTTCGAAGAGAAGTTCGGCGTGTCGGCAGCTGCAATGGCAGCACCGGCAGCTGGCGGCGCCGCTGGCGGTGCAGCTGCTGCTGAAGAGCAGACCGAATTCAACGTCGTGCTGACCGAAGTCGGCGCGAACAAGGTCGGCGTCATCAAGGCCGTCCGCGAAATCACCGGCCTGGGCCTGAAAGAAGCCAAGGACGTGGTCGACGGCGCACCGAAGACCGTGAAAGAAGCCCTGCCGAAAGCTGACGCTGAAGCCGCCAAGAAGAAGCTGGAAGAAGCTGGCGCCAAGGCCGAACTGAAGTAA
- the rpoB gene encoding DNA-directed RNA polymerase subunit beta, protein MHYSFTEKKRIRKSFAKRANVHNVPYLLATQLESYENFLQAEFAPSSRKNEGLQSAFSSIFPIVSHNGFARLEFLSYVLGDPAFDVKECQQRGLTFASPLRAKVRLVILDKESPTKPVVKEMKEQEVYMGELPLMTTNGSFVINGTERVIVSQLHRSPGVFFEHDRGKTHSSGKLLFSARIIPYRGSWLDFEFDPKDILFFRVDRRRKMPVTILLKAIGMTPEQILANFFVFDNFVLRNDGGELEFVAERLRGEVARFDIVDPKSGKTIVTKDKRINAKHVRDIEAAGIKSISVPEDYLLGRVLARNIVDQDTGEIIAVANDELTEELLGKLRDASVTDIQTLYTNDLDQGAYISQTLRTDDTADQTAARVAIYRMMRPGEPPTEESVEALFNGLFYMPERYDLSAVGRMKFNRRIGRDELTGDMTMSNEDILAVIKILVELRNGRGEVDDIDHLGNRRVRCVGELAENQFRAGLVRVERAVKERLGQAEADNLMPHDLINSKPISAAIREFFGSSQLSQFMDQTNPLSEVTHKRRVSALGPGGLTRERAGFEVRDVHPTHYGRVCPIETPEGPNIGLINSLALYARLNEYGFLETPYRKVEDSKVTDKIEYLSAIEEGRYIIAQANAAINDEGQLVDELVSAREAGETILVSPERIQYMDVAPGQIVSVAASLIPFLEHDDANRALMGANMQRQAVPCLRPEKAVVGTGIERTVAVDSGTTVQALRGGVVDYIDAGRVVIRVNDDEAQAGEVGVDIYNLIKYTRSNQNTNINQRPIVQVGDRVARGDVIADGASTDLGELALGQNMLVAFMPWNGLNFEDSILISENVVKDDRYTSIHIEELSVVARDTKLGAEEITRDISNLAENQLARLDESGIVYIGAEVQAGDVLVGKVTPKGETQLTPEEKLLRAIFGEKASDVKDTSLRVPSGMVGTVIDVQVFTREGIQRDKRAQQIIDDELKRFRLDLNDQMRIVEGDAFERLERMLVGKIVNGGPKKLAKGAAITSEYLADLDKFHWFDIRPAEDDTANALEAIKESINEKRHQFDLAFEEKRKKLTQGDELQPGVQKMVKVYLAVKRRLQSGDKMAGRHGNKGVVSRIVPVEDMPFMADGRPADVVLNPLGVPSRMNVGQILETHLGWAAKGLGWRIGEMLQAQAKAADLRVFLGKIYNETGRKEDLDSFSDEEILSLAQNLKNGVPFATPVFDGAHEEDIRRMLDLAFPDDIAAHLGMTPSKNQVTMFDGRTGEAFERKVTVGFMHMLKLHHLVDDKMHARSTGPYSLVTQQPLGGKAQFGGQRFGEMEVWALEAYGASYVLQEMLTVKSDDVNGRTKVYENLVKGDHVIDAGMPESFNVLVKEIRSLGIDIDLERN, encoded by the coding sequence ATGCACTACTCATTTACTGAGAAGAAGCGCATTCGCAAGTCGTTCGCGAAGCGCGCCAACGTTCACAACGTTCCCTACCTGCTGGCTACCCAGCTGGAATCCTACGAGAACTTCCTGCAGGCCGAATTCGCTCCGTCCTCGCGCAAGAACGAAGGCCTGCAATCGGCCTTCTCCTCGATTTTCCCCATCGTGTCGCACAACGGTTTTGCGCGCCTCGAGTTCCTGTCGTATGTGCTGGGCGACCCCGCGTTTGACGTGAAAGAGTGCCAGCAGCGTGGCCTGACCTTCGCGTCGCCGCTGCGCGCCAAGGTGCGTCTGGTGATCCTGGATAAGGAATCGCCGACCAAGCCTGTCGTCAAGGAAATGAAAGAGCAAGAAGTCTACATGGGCGAGCTGCCGCTGATGACCACGAACGGGTCGTTCGTGATCAACGGCACCGAGCGTGTGATCGTCTCGCAGCTGCACCGTTCGCCGGGCGTGTTCTTCGAACACGACCGCGGCAAGACCCACTCGTCGGGCAAACTGCTGTTCTCGGCGCGCATCATTCCTTACCGCGGCTCGTGGCTGGACTTCGAATTCGACCCGAAAGACATCCTGTTCTTCCGCGTCGACCGTCGCCGCAAGATGCCGGTCACGATCCTGCTGAAAGCCATCGGCATGACGCCGGAGCAGATCCTGGCGAACTTCTTCGTGTTCGACAACTTCGTGCTGCGCAACGACGGCGGCGAACTCGAGTTCGTGGCCGAGCGCCTGCGCGGCGAAGTCGCGCGCTTCGACATCGTCGATCCGAAGTCGGGCAAGACCATCGTCACCAAGGACAAGCGTATCAACGCCAAGCACGTCCGTGACATCGAAGCCGCCGGCATCAAGTCGATCTCGGTGCCAGAAGATTATCTGCTGGGCCGCGTGCTGGCCCGCAACATCGTCGACCAGGACACCGGCGAGATCATCGCCGTGGCCAACGACGAGCTGACCGAAGAACTGCTGGGCAAGCTGCGCGACGCCAGCGTGACCGACATCCAGACGCTGTACACCAACGACCTGGACCAGGGCGCCTACATCTCGCAAACCCTGCGCACCGACGACACCGCCGACCAGACCGCCGCTCGCGTGGCGATCTACCGCATGATGCGTCCTGGCGAACCGCCAACCGAAGAGTCGGTCGAAGCCCTGTTCAACGGCCTGTTCTACATGCCTGAGCGCTACGACCTGTCGGCTGTCGGCCGCATGAAGTTCAACCGCCGCATCGGCCGTGACGAACTGACCGGCGACATGACCATGTCGAACGAAGACATCCTGGCCGTGATCAAGATCCTGGTCGAGCTGCGCAATGGCCGCGGCGAAGTCGACGACATCGATCACCTGGGTAACCGTCGCGTGCGTTGCGTCGGCGAACTGGCTGAGAACCAGTTCCGTGCCGGCCTGGTGCGCGTGGAGCGCGCCGTGAAGGAACGCCTCGGCCAGGCCGAAGCGGACAACCTGATGCCGCACGACCTGATCAACAGCAAGCCGATCTCGGCCGCGATCCGCGAATTCTTCGGTTCGTCGCAGCTGTCTCAGTTCATGGACCAGACCAACCCGCTGTCGGAAGTTACCCACAAGCGCCGCGTCTCGGCACTGGGACCGGGCGGCCTGACCCGCGAACGCGCCGGCTTCGAGGTGCGCGACGTGCACCCGACCCACTACGGCCGCGTGTGCCCGATCGAAACGCCTGAAGGCCCGAACATCGGCCTGATCAACTCGCTGGCTCTGTACGCCCGCCTGAACGAATACGGCTTCCTGGAAACCCCGTACCGCAAGGTCGAGGATTCGAAAGTCACCGACAAGATCGAATACCTGTCGGCGATCGAAGAAGGCCGCTACATCATCGCTCAGGCGAATGCCGCGATCAACGACGAAGGCCAGCTGGTCGACGAACTGGTGTCGGCACGTGAAGCCGGCGAAACGATCCTGGTCTCGCCAGAGCGCATCCAGTACATGGACGTCGCCCCGGGCCAGATCGTGTCGGTCGCAGCCTCGCTGATTCCGTTCCTGGAACACGATGACGCGAACCGTGCACTGATGGGCGCCAACATGCAGCGCCAGGCCGTGCCTTGCCTGCGTCCGGAGAAAGCAGTTGTCGGTACCGGCATCGAGCGCACCGTCGCGGTCGACTCGGGCACCACCGTGCAGGCCCTGCGTGGCGGCGTGGTCGACTACATCGATGCGGGTCGCGTGGTCATTCGCGTGAACGACGATGAAGCGCAGGCTGGCGAAGTCGGCGTCGACATCTACAACCTGATCAAGTACACCCGTTCGAACCAGAACACCAACATCAACCAGCGTCCGATCGTGCAAGTGGGCGATCGCGTTGCCCGCGGCGACGTCATCGCCGACGGCGCATCGACCGACCTGGGCGAGCTGGCACTGGGCCAGAACATGCTGGTGGCGTTCATGCCGTGGAACGGCCTGAACTTCGAGGATTCGATCCTGATCTCGGAAAACGTGGTCAAGGACGACCGCTACACCTCGATCCACATCGAAGAGCTGTCGGTTGTCGCACGCGACACCAAGCTGGGCGCGGAAGAAATCACCCGCGACATCTCGAACCTGGCAGAAAACCAGCTGGCGCGCCTGGATGAATCGGGCATCGTCTACATCGGCGCCGAAGTGCAAGCCGGCGACGTGCTGGTCGGTAAGGTCACCCCGAAAGGCGAGACCCAGCTGACGCCAGAAGAGAAGCTGCTGCGCGCGATCTTCGGCGAAAAAGCGTCGGACGTGAAAGACACCTCGCTGCGCGTGCCTTCGGGCATGGTCGGCACTGTGATCGACGTGCAAGTGTTCACCCGCGAAGGCATCCAGCGCGACAAGCGCGCCCAGCAGATCATCGACGACGAGCTGAAGCGTTTCCGCCTGGACCTGAACGACCAGATGCGTATTGTCGAGGGCGATGCCTTCGAGCGTCTGGAGCGTATGCTGGTCGGCAAGATCGTCAACGGCGGTCCGAAGAAGCTGGCCAAGGGCGCGGCGATCACCTCGGAATACCTGGCCGACCTGGACAAGTTCCACTGGTTCGACATCCGCCCGGCGGAAGACGACACCGCGAACGCGCTGGAAGCGATCAAGGAATCGATCAACGAGAAGCGTCACCAGTTCGACCTGGCCTTCGAAGAGAAGCGCAAGAAGCTGACGCAAGGCGACGAGCTGCAGCCTGGCGTGCAGAAGATGGTCAAGGTCTACTTGGCCGTCAAGCGCCGCCTGCAGTCGGGCGACAAGATGGCGGGCCGCCACGGTAACAAGGGTGTGGTCTCGCGTATCGTGCCGGTGGAAGACATGCCGTTCATGGCGGACGGTCGTCCAGCCGACGTCGTGCTGAACCCGCTGGGCGTTCCGTCGCGTATGAACGTCGGTCAGATCCTGGAAACCCACCTCGGCTGGGCTGCGAAGGGCCTGGGCTGGCGCATCGGCGAGATGCTGCAGGCGCAAGCGAAGGCCGCTGACCTGCGCGTCTTCCTGGGCAAGATCTACAACGAAACCGGCCGCAAGGAAGACCTGGACAGCTTCAGCGATGAAGAGATCCTGAGCCTGGCGCAGAACCTCAAGAACGGCGTGCCGTTCGCGACCCCGGTGTTCGACGGCGCCCACGAGGAAGACATCCGCCGCATGCTGGACCTGGCGTTCCCGGACGACATCGCTGCCCACCTGGGCATGACGCCGTCGAAGAACCAGGTCACCATGTTCGACGGCCGCACCGGCGAAGCGTTCGAGCGTAAAGTGACTGTGGGCTTCATGCACATGCTGAAGCTGCACCACCTGGTCGACGACAAGATGCACGCCCGTTCGACCGGCCCGTACTCGCTGGTGACGCAGCAGCCGCTGGGCGGTAAAGCCCAGTTCGGTGGCCAGCGCTTCGGTGAGATGGAGGTGTGGGCACTGGAAGCGTACGGCGCGTCGTACGTGCTGCAAGAGATGCTGACCGTGAAGTCGGATGACGTGAACGGCCGTACCAAGGTGTACGAGAACCTGGTCAAGGGCGACCACGTGATCGACGCCGGCATGCCGGAATCGTTCAACGTGCTGGTGAAGGAAATCCGTTCGCTGGGTATCGACATCGATCTCGAGCGCAACTAA
- the rplJ gene encoding 50S ribosomal protein L10, with the protein MGLNLNDKKVVVEEVSAKVATAQTIVVAEYRGIQVSHLTKLRATARAQGVYLRVLKNTLARRSVEGTQFASLADSMTGPLIYSISDDAVAAAKVINDFAKTNDKLVIKAGNYAGKQLDVAGVTALASIPSREVLISQLLGVMLAPVSGFARGLAALAAKKGEGSEAAPAAEETAAA; encoded by the coding sequence GTGGGTCTTAATCTGAATGACAAGAAGGTCGTCGTCGAAGAAGTTTCCGCAAAAGTAGCAACTGCGCAAACCATCGTCGTGGCCGAGTACCGTGGCATCCAGGTTAGTCACTTGACCAAGCTCCGTGCAACCGCACGTGCCCAGGGCGTGTACCTGCGTGTTCTGAAGAACACGCTGGCTCGTCGCTCTGTCGAAGGCACGCAGTTTGCCTCGCTGGCTGATTCCATGACCGGTCCGCTGATCTATTCGATCTCGGACGACGCCGTTGCTGCAGCAAAAGTCATCAATGACTTCGCTAAAACCAACGACAAGCTGGTCATCAAAGCCGGTAACTACGCAGGTAAGCAGCTCGACGTAGCTGGTGTTACCGCGTTGGCAAGCATCCCATCCCGTGAAGTCCTCATCTCGCAGTTGTTGGGCGTCATGCTGGCTCCGGTGTCGGGCTTTGCACGTGGTCTGGCTGCACTGGCAGCGAAAAAAGGCGAAGGTTCGGAAGCTGCTCCTGCAGCCGAAGAAACCGCTGCTGCTTAA